A segment of the Candidatus Eisenbacteria bacterium genome:
CGCTGACGCTCGCGGCAGCGTGAGTGCGACTCCTGCAACCAGCACCGCCGCTCCACTGCGCGAGCCGCGCGAAAACGCTTCGCGCAGCTTCTGCGCGAGCATGGCGGCCGGCGCCGGAGTCGCCTGCAGGCGCGCGAGCAGCGTCGGGTCGTCGAGTTCGGCGATCAGGCGCGTGCCGCTGTCGGCGATCGAGACGACCATCAGGCGATCGAAGGCGCGCAGCAGCGCAATCCCCTGGCGCGGTCCGATGGCGATGCGGTGAACGATCGCCAGCGGCATCTCGGGATTCGAGGCACCGAGCCTGGGCATGCGCTGCAGTCCGCGCGCCAGCAGCGCGATCGCTCCCGCGACCGCGATCAGTGCACCGGCGACGCCGAGCCACGAACCCATCATCGGGTCTCTCCCTCGCCCTGCGGCGCGACCAGCGCGGTGATGCGCACGCCGAGGCGCTCGCCCACCACCACCACTTCACCCTCGGCGACGCGTCGGTCGCTCACGTAGACGTCGACCGGCTCGCCGACGCGGCGATCGAGCGGCACCACCGATCCGACCTCGAAGCGCAGCACCTCCTGAACCGTCGAGCGCGCGCGGCCGACTTCGATGATGATCGGCAGCGAGACGTCGAGCAGCAGATCGAGCGAACCCGCGCCGCTGCGGGGGGCGACGACAGTGGCATTGGAATCCGCGGTCACGAGTGACTCCTCTCGGACGCCGGCGAACGATCGTCGCCCGCGGTCCGCGAAATGGGTCGGGCGATGCGGAGCGCGAATCGCTGCCGCACCTGACCGACCAGGCCTTCATAGAGCGCCCGCCCGTTCACGCACAGTTCGAGCGGCGTGTCGGGAGCGAGCGAGGTTTCGAGCACGTCGCCGATCGCCAGCGAGGCGAAGCGAC
Coding sequences within it:
- a CDS encoding flagellar biosynthetic protein FliO encodes the protein MMGSWLGVAGALIAVAGAIALLARGLQRMPRLGASNPEMPLAIVHRIAIGPRQGIALLRAFDRLMVVSIADSGTRLIAELDDPTLLARLQATPAPAAMLAQKLREAFSRGSRSGAAVLVAGVALTLPRASA
- the fliN gene encoding flagellar motor switch protein FliN, which encodes MTADSNATVVAPRSGAGSLDLLLDVSLPIIIEVGRARSTVQEVLRFEVGSVVPLDRRVGEPVDVYVSDRRVAEGEVVVVGERLGVRITALVAPQGEGETR